Below is a window of Prosthecochloris sp. GSB1 DNA.
TGCGCCTTGTGAATTTTCAGATGATCGATCATCTGAAGCAGGCGGTGGCCGAGAAGCATGGGCGTCGGGTCCCATGGCGCCGGCGCCTCCTTTCCACCCAGCTCCTCGTCGCCAATGGACGCGAGAAGATCGAACACCAGCTTCCTGTCCTCAGCGAGCAGAGCCCCGGCTTCGCCGACGCTCTCGACCGAGGGCAATGTCTCAGCCGAGGGAAGCGTTTCTTCGATCGGAAGGCTGGCCGGATCGGGCCCTTCCGCCGGCCCCCAGACACCGGTCGTGAATCCCCTGAAACTTTCTCCACACGCATCCGCTACATGCCTCAACAACTGACCGGTGGTCATCCAGTTGCCGCCAGTTTGCGGTTTCCAGTCCAGCATGGAGTCGTCGACCAGACCGAAAAGCACTTCCGCCCCCTTATACGAGCTTTCAGCCTCTTTTTCCAACAGTTCTTTCCAGTTCATGTTTCCTCCCTGAATTCGTATGAACGTTGCTTTCCCGTCTTGAAATACAACATCAGCAGGCCGGCCACCTTGAGCCCGCCGGCGTCAACCGCCTCGATACAGATGAAGTAGAGCGCCCCGAGCGTCTCAGAGGATGGTTGTTTCCGAAACCGGCATGCGAAGGCTGACCGGCCCTGGATAATCCCTCATGTAGCCCACCCTCAGGAGAAGCTGCGGTTTCCCTGACAGCGACAG
It encodes the following:
- a CDS encoding DinB family protein yields the protein MNWKELLEKEAESSYKGAEVLFGLVDDSMLDWKPQTGGNWMTTGQLLRHVADACGESFRGFTTGVWGPAEGPDPASLPIEETLPSAETLPSVESVGEAGALLAEDRKLVFDLLASIGDEELGGKEAPAPWDPTPMLLGHRLLQMIDHLKIHKAQLYYYLKLQDKPVHTGHLWVM